The sequence CACCATGCTCCTTTATCGCAATTGGGTTCTTCTTCTCATTATGGGAAAGGAAGAGTTCGGATATTCAGATGGGCATAGAATAAGGGTAATATATAGAAGAGGACCCAATACGGCAACAGACCACGGAGGTGCGAACATGAATTTGACAAGCGCAATTGGCCGGAAAAAAATACGTACGAAAGTGCTGCTTCTTCTCGTTGCTGCAATACTGGCGGTATCCGGTTGGAGTACGGGGGTAACACCGGCTTTGGCGGCTTCCGCTCCCGTCTGCGGGACGGGCGATCACGGGCTGCTGAAGGAGCTTCAGCAAAAGCATATGGACGCCGGCAGCTCGCCGCTTTCTTTTGCCGATATTCAGTTTCTTAGCGCAACTACCGGCCGCGCCGCCGGGAACGGCTTTATGATTGGCACTTCCGATGGCGGCTGCACGTTCCAGAAGATTTATGAAGGGCAGTGGTCGTTTCGGACAATCGAATTTCCTGACAACGTATACGGCTGGGCGCTTGCGTCCGTCCAGGAAGGACAGCCGGTCTATTTGATCCGAACGACGGACGGCGGCTCGCATTGGAAGCGGCTGTTAAGCGGGCCTGTATCCTTCACGAAGATTCAGTTTACGGACCGGGGGCACGGCTTCGCGTACGACCGGGCGTTTGCCTACTACACGGCGGACGGAGGGGAGAACTGGAGCAAAATTCCGACGCCGCCCAACACCCGCGGCGCTGTGTTCACCAGCCGGAGCAGCGGCTGGGCGGTAACGGTTGTTCCGGGAGCCGGATACCGGGTAATGAAGACCACGGATGGCGGCAAGAGCTGGGCGCTCAAGCTGAAATCGGCCTTCAGCGACCCGATCGGCGCCGAGATTTATGCGGACGGCCGTCAGGTATGGGCGGTTCTGTACGGCGGCTCCGGCATGTCCCAGACGTCATATTCCCTGTACGCCAGCACGGACGGCGGCGGGAAATGGCGGCGCGTTATCGCCCAGTCCACTGCGGGCGGCGGGCCTGCGCCGGGCAGCGGCAGCGAGGGGCTGGCCAAGGGCCCGGTCTCCGGCAAGCCAGGCAATATGCAGCTTGCGGGCGGCGGAGCCTTCCTGCTCGGCTACTCGCCGGCTGGAGAACAGGTCGGCGTGGGCCGCTCCTATACGGGCGGCAAGCAGTGGAGCAATCTGCCCGGCATACCGGGGTTTGACGGCGTAATTTCTTTCACCGGCGCGAAGGAAGGCTGGCTTGCCGTCAGGGGACTGGAACGGTCCTCGCTGTATGCCACGCAGGACGGAGGCTCTACCTGGAAGCTGAAGCTCTTTTTTAAGACGAAATAATACAGCATTAGGGGGGCGGAATCCGGGCGATAATGTGATTAGCGATTGAATTGGTCCGGCGAACTGGATATAGTAGTACAATGGGAAAGATACCGGAATTAACGCCCAAACGAAGCAGGCAGAACGGGAGGTGCCAGGTTGCCTGATAACCTTACGCATAAATATGGCGTCTCCGTCACACTCATAAGCCGGCATGAAGGCGAGACAAGCATTCTTAACGTAAGCGGCGAGGCCACGCAAAAGGGACCGCAGCTGTATATTCGTTTTGAGGAACCCGGTCAGGGACCGGATGGCGCCGATGCGTCCGTTCGGACGACGGTCAAGATTCTGGATGACGAGCTGCGGATTATCCGCCACGGCGGCGTCCAGTCGGAGCAATCTTTCCGGAGCGGCGCGCGTTTGCCCGGATTTTACCGGTCTCCCTATACCCAGTTTAATCTGTCCACCGAGACAAGGATGCTGGAGATCTCACGGCAAGAACGTTCCCTGACAGTGAAATGGGAATACGATTTATACGTGTACGACGAGTTGTCGGGACAGTTCGCCATTAGTTTGCATATACAGGAGGAACCTTTAGTATGACACAACGTCCAAATCCGCTTGCCCTCATTAATGAAAGGGTGAAAGAAGCCATCGCCGATGCGGTTGTCGCAGCAGGCCTGGTTCAGCGGGAAGAGCTTCCGGCTATCGTGCTGGAAGTGCCCAAAGACAAAGCCCATGGCGATCTGGCGACCAACGCCGCTATGCAGCTGACCAAAATTGCCAAACGTAATCCGCGCCAAATCGCCGAGGCGATCGTGGAGCATCTGGATGCAAGCCAAGCCTCGATTGAAAAAGCGGAAATCGCCGGCCCCGGCTTCATCAACTTTACGCTGTCCAAATCGTATCTTTATCCGGTCATTGCTCTGGCCCTGGAGCAGGGTGCCGATTACGGCCGCACGGACGCCGGCCAAGGACAAAAGGTTGAGGTTGAGTTCGTCAGCGCGAACCCGACGGGAAGCCTGCATCTGGGCCACGCCCGGGGGGCGGCCGTTGGCGATGCGCTGTGTAATGTGCTGGATTTCGCCGGTTACAAGGTCACGCGCGAATACTATATCAACGACGCGGGCAATCAGGTTTCCAACCTGAGCCAATCGATCGAGGTCCGGTATTTGCAGGAGCTTGGCCAGCAGGCCGAAATGCCCGAGGACGGCTATTACGGCGAAGACATCAAGGGCTTTGCCAAAGAGCTTGCCGCTGACAAGGGAGATTCGCTTCTGGAGCTGTCGCCCGGCGACCGCGCCGCCTTTTTCCGTGCCTACGGGCTGGAGAAGGAACTAGATAAAATCAAGCGTGATCTGGGACGCTTCCGCGTCGCCTTCGACATCTGGTACAGCGAGACCTCGCTGTATGAGACCGGGGAAGTGCTGCGGGCGCTTGACCAGCTCCGGGACAGAGGGGAAGTGTACGAGCAGGACGGCGCAACATGGCTGCAGACGACGAAATACGGTGACGACAAGGACCGTGTGCTGATCAAGAATGACGGCACCTATACGTACCTGACGCCGGATATCGCTTATCACAGCGATAAGTACGGCCGCGGCTACGACAAAATGATCAATATTTGGGGCGCCGACCACCATGGCTATATTCCACGGATGAAAGCCGCGATGGCGTCGCTTGGCAATGATCCGGACAAGCTGGTTGTGCTGATTGCCCAAATGGTCAGTCTGTTCCAGGACGGCGAGAAGGTGAAAATGTCCAAGCGGACCGGTAAGGCGGTTACCATGGAGGATCTGATGGAAGAAGTCGGCGTCGATGCGATTCGCTATTTCTTCACCATGCGGAGCATGGATTCCCATCTCGACTTCGATATGGATCTAGCCGTCTCAACCTCGAACGAAAATCCGGTGTTCTATGTACAATATGCGCATGCGCGCATTTGCAGCGTATTCCGTCAAGCTGAGGAGCAGGGTATCACCCTGGCGGAACTCGCCGCAATTGATTATTCCAAGCTGACGGCAGAGCATGAGTACGCCCTGCTGCGCAAAGTCGGCGAGCTTCCAGCCGAGATTGATTTGGCTGCGGAGGGCTACGCTCCGCACCGCCTGATCCGCTATGTGTATGAGCTGGCGTCGCTCTTCCACAGCTACTACAGGGCTGAGCGTGTAATCACCGAGGATGCCGCTCAGACGCTGGCGCGCCTCGCGCTGCTGGGCGCCGTTCGCCAAGCGATTGCGAACGTGCTGCGCCTTGTCGGCGTGACGGCGCCGGAACGGATGTAGCGTCCGGAAAGGGCCGCTGCTCGCGCGGTCTGCCGCGCCAATCATAAGCTTGATGCCGTCCTACGGGGCGGCATCTTTTAATTACTGGAGAAATTTTTGAGCGGATTGCTGCAAAATTTCTCCAGCTTTTAAGCGCTGGAGGCGGTTTCACTGGGGGCCAGAGGGAAAGGCTTTGACCATGCGAGGCGCAGCCGGAGCCTTGGGCCGCCTCATCCGAGACGCGAGACGCGGCCGGTGCCGTGAAGCGTCTCATCCCGTAGAGGCTGGGCCTTCGCCCGCCGCTATCCGGCGGACCCGCGTCCGTGCCCGCAGCAGGCGCATCGCGTCCACGGCGCCGCCGCCCAGCGACGCCCGGCGCTGGCCCTTGCGCAGCCGCAGAGGAGATGAGGTGCGGCGCAGCAGCAGCTTCAGCTGCCGGGGCGTAAGACCCGGGCGCAGAGCGAGCAGCAGGGCGGCGGCTCCCGTCACATGCGAGGTCGCCATGGAGGTGCCGCTCATTTCCCTGTAGCCTTCCTTGGGCCAGCAGGAAGTCACGTTCTCTCCCGGTCCGTATACATCGATATACGAGCCGCGGTTACTGAAAGAGGCGACGCGGCGCTTGTGATCGATAGCTCCGACGGCGATGGTTTCGCTGTATCGGGCCGGGTAATCGCCTCCCCGCTTGCCGTCATTGCCCGAGGAGGCGATAATCGGGATGCCGGCGCGGTATGCTTTGACGACAACATCATGCAGCGCTTTGCTGCGGGTCTTCATTCCGAAGCTCATATTGATGAGGTCGATCCGGTTCTGGACGCACCAATCAATGCCCAGAACAATGTCGGAAACATAGGCCGAGCCCGTATGATCGAAGGCTTTGACGGGGTAGATCAGGGAGCGCGGCGCCACGCCCATCATGCCCCGTGTGCCGCCCGCCGCAGCGAGCGTTCCGGCGATATGCGTGCCGTGCCCGTTGTCGTCGAGCGGCAGAATGCCCCGGTGCAGCAGATTCACCCCGGAGGCGAGTGAAGCTCTAAGGTCGGGATGAAGGTAATCTGCACCGGTATCGATGACGCCGATTTTAATATGAACGCCGGTCGATCTTGACCATGCTTGAGGGGCGCGGATCGCCTTTACGCCCCAAGGCAGGTAATGGGAAGTCTTGGGCGAGGTAGGGGATGCGGCAGAAGAATGGATCTGTATGCGCAAATCTTCTTCAATAGTGAGAGCTCCGGTGTATTTATGCATCAGCTTCACGGCGCTGGCGGCAGGCATAACAAAGGCTCGGATCAGCGGAGAAACTTTGACTTTACGCAGTCCGGGCCGGCTGGGCTTTAGAGACTTCCACTGCGATAGCGCTCCGGCATACTGACGGGGATTGTGAAAAGTGACGATGCGGCGTTCTTCGTTTGCGGGAGCGGCCGCTATTTCTTTTATCACCGCTTGCCAAAATTCGTAATAGTCCATTTTTCGCTATCCCCTCCTGTTGCCATGCTCCGATATTTTATGAAGGAGTGGAGGAGCCCGCATGGGAACTTGCCCTTTTTTGCCGAAATAGGCCGTCTAGCGTGTCAAAAGAGTACGGAACACATAAAATATCGAAAGAGGTAAAAGCCCTCTTTGAAACAAACGCCGCCGGAGCCATTCCTTGGCGTGGATACAGTCAGGTGCGGAGGAAGCCTCCTCCGCCTTTTTTCAAAACAGCAAGATTCATTATGAGCGGCGCAGCCGTTTCTGCTTCTGTCCGCCTATCCCCGACATTCGGTTGGACAAGCCTTCTGGAGATGCCGGGAATACCCCAGAAATCTCTTAAAGACGCCGATATCGTTCTATAAGGAGCGGGGTTCGCCGTATGCGCTTGAATTCACTTGCATTTTGTTCCCAAATAGGTTTTACTTAGGTTTGTCAATGGATATTAATGATATAACGCCTGAATAAAGCCATAGCGTGAACAATGCGTGAGAGGAAGTGTCTCTGAGAAGTGAGTACGCCACTTAATTTGAAGCTCGATCCTGAGAAAATCAAAGAAATGCCGATGGTAGACTTGGCTTTTCTAATTCTGAAGGCGGCTAATACGCCGTTCTATTACCGTGACCTGATGGCCGAGGTGGCCAAGCTGCGCGGAATGTCCGATGAAGCAATCAACGATACGATCGCCCAGTTATATACCGAAATTAACATTGACGGGCGCTTTGCCTGTGTCGGAACAAATCTGTGGGGCCTGAAACGCTGGTATCCGCTGGAACGCTCCGATGATCCGATCGGCAACTCCAAACGTCCGCGCATCATTAATGATGACGACGACGATATGGAGGATGACGATTTTACCGAGGAAGAAGATGCCTACTCTGGCGACGAAGAAGACTTCGACGTGATCGACGAGGACCGCGACGACCTGTATTCCGACGATGACAGCGAAGAGGAAGTCGATGAAGATGTCGTTATGGATGATGAAGATCTGGAAGACGAGGATTTGGACGATGAGGACTCCGAGGAAGAGACCGACGAAGACAGCGCGGATGAGGAAGATGACGACAAATATTAAGGAACTTCCATCTCAATAATTCTTCCTTGACATCAATAAAGCCGACAGAGTAAACTATTTGATGGGCTTATGGTGAAAGGTAATTCTATATTTCAAAAATAAAAAGTGCCCCGGCTCTACGGGTGTCACTTTTTTGTTTTTTTAGATGGCATTTTGATGCCGGATCAACGCCGTTTTTTCAGCTATTCGAATGATGGCGGGAGTTTTTTAGGCGGGACTCAGCGACTTTTGAATTTCTTCGTTTTGACGATCTGAAAACGGGTTACGATAACATCATACGTCGCCTGAATCACACGGATTTTATTTAGGAGGGTTATGCAGTGACAAAGTATATTTTTGTAACGGGTGGCGTGGTATCCTCCCTGGGCAAGGGAATCACGGCCGCTTCTCTAGGCAGGCTGCTCAAAAACAGGGGTCTCAAAGTGACGATTCAAAAATTCGATCCGTACATTAATGTGGACCCGGGAACGATGAGTCCGTATCAGCACGGCGAGGTATTCGTTACGGATGACGGTGCGGAGACCGACCTCGACCTTGGACACTATGAGCGGTTCATCGACATCAACCTGTCCAAGAACAGCAACGTGACGACAGGTAAAGTCTACTCCTCGGTGATCAGCAAAGAAAGACGCGGCGAGTACTTGGGCGGCACTGTTCAGGTCATCCCCCACATTACGAACGAAATCAAGGAGCGCGTATTCCGCGCCGGCCGTGAGACCGGTTCGGACGTCGTCATTACGGAGATCGGCGGCACCGTCGGCGACATTGAAAGCTTGCCCTTCCTGGAAGCTATCCGTCAGATCAAGAGCGATATCGGCCGTGAAAATGTAATGTATATCCACGTAACCCTCATTCCTTATATTAAGGCTGCTGGTGAAGTGAAGACGAAACCGACCCAGCACAGCGTCAAGGAGCTGCGCAGCATCGGGATTCAGCCGAATGTGATTGTCTGCCGAACGGAATATGAGCTTTCTGCGGACATGAAGGCCAAGATTGCGCTGTTCTGCGACATCGACGCAAATGCGGTTGTGGAATGCCGGGACGCTTCGACACTGTATGAGGTTCCGCTTAATCTCCGCGACGAAGGACTTGACGAGATTGTCGTCAACCATCTGAAGCTGACTACACCGGCGCCGGATATGCGCGAATGGGAAGCCATGCTCGCGCGCATCAACAAGCTGGAGCGCAATGTGGAGATCGCGATTGTCGGCAAATACGTGGCGCTGCATGACGCTTACCTCAGCGTGGTGGAGTCCCTCTCCCATGCGGGATTTGACGCCAACTCCGAAGTCAGCATCCGCTGGGTGAACGCTGAGGAATTGACGGACGAGAATGTGGCCGATGTGCTGCGCGGCGTC is a genomic window of Paenibacillus durus ATCC 35681 containing:
- a CDS encoding DUF1934 domain-containing protein — translated: MPDNLTHKYGVSVTLISRHEGETSILNVSGEATQKGPQLYIRFEEPGQGPDGADASVRTTVKILDDELRIIRHGGVQSEQSFRSGARLPGFYRSPYTQFNLSTETRMLEISRQERSLTVKWEYDLYVYDELSGQFAISLHIQEEPLV
- the argS gene encoding arginine--tRNA ligase, which gives rise to MTQRPNPLALINERVKEAIADAVVAAGLVQREELPAIVLEVPKDKAHGDLATNAAMQLTKIAKRNPRQIAEAIVEHLDASQASIEKAEIAGPGFINFTLSKSYLYPVIALALEQGADYGRTDAGQGQKVEVEFVSANPTGSLHLGHARGAAVGDALCNVLDFAGYKVTREYYINDAGNQVSNLSQSIEVRYLQELGQQAEMPEDGYYGEDIKGFAKELAADKGDSLLELSPGDRAAFFRAYGLEKELDKIKRDLGRFRVAFDIWYSETSLYETGEVLRALDQLRDRGEVYEQDGATWLQTTKYGDDKDRVLIKNDGTYTYLTPDIAYHSDKYGRGYDKMINIWGADHHGYIPRMKAAMASLGNDPDKLVVLIAQMVSLFQDGEKVKMSKRTGKAVTMEDLMEEVGVDAIRYFFTMRSMDSHLDFDMDLAVSTSNENPVFYVQYAHARICSVFRQAEEQGITLAELAAIDYSKLTAEHEYALLRKVGELPAEIDLAAEGYAPHRLIRYVYELASLFHSYYRAERVITEDAAQTLARLALLGAVRQAIANVLRLVGVTAPERM
- a CDS encoding S8 family peptidase — encoded protein: MDYYEFWQAVIKEIAAAPANEERRIVTFHNPRQYAGALSQWKSLKPSRPGLRKVKVSPLIRAFVMPAASAVKLMHKYTGALTIEEDLRIQIHSSAASPTSPKTSHYLPWGVKAIRAPQAWSRSTGVHIKIGVIDTGADYLHPDLRASLASGVNLLHRGILPLDDNGHGTHIAGTLAAAGGTRGMMGVAPRSLIYPVKAFDHTGSAYVSDIVLGIDWCVQNRIDLINMSFGMKTRSKALHDVVVKAYRAGIPIIASSGNDGKRGGDYPARYSETIAVGAIDHKRRVASFSNRGSYIDVYGPGENVTSCWPKEGYREMSGTSMATSHVTGAAALLLALRPGLTPRQLKLLLRRTSSPLRLRKGQRRASLGGGAVDAMRLLRARTRVRRIAAGEGPASTG
- the rpoE gene encoding DNA-directed RNA polymerase subunit delta produces the protein MSTPLNLKLDPEKIKEMPMVDLAFLILKAANTPFYYRDLMAEVAKLRGMSDEAINDTIAQLYTEINIDGRFACVGTNLWGLKRWYPLERSDDPIGNSKRPRIINDDDDDMEDDDFTEEEDAYSGDEEDFDVIDEDRDDLYSDDDSEEEVDEDVVMDDEDLEDEDLDDEDSEEETDEDSADEEDDDKY
- a CDS encoding CTP synthase, with product MTKYIFVTGGVVSSLGKGITAASLGRLLKNRGLKVTIQKFDPYINVDPGTMSPYQHGEVFVTDDGAETDLDLGHYERFIDINLSKNSNVTTGKVYSSVISKERRGEYLGGTVQVIPHITNEIKERVFRAGRETGSDVVITEIGGTVGDIESLPFLEAIRQIKSDIGRENVMYIHVTLIPYIKAAGEVKTKPTQHSVKELRSIGIQPNVIVCRTEYELSADMKAKIALFCDIDANAVVECRDASTLYEVPLNLRDEGLDEIVVNHLKLTTPAPDMREWEAMLARINKLERNVEIAIVGKYVALHDAYLSVVESLSHAGFDANSEVSIRWVNAEELTDENVADVLRGVGGILVPGGFGDRGIEGKISAIRYAREQGVPFFGICLGMQVSVIEYGRSILGLTGANSSEIDSVTPHPVIDLLPEQKDIEDLGGTMRLGLYPCKLQPNSLAMSCYGEELVYERHRHRYEFNNSYRDQIEKAGLLISGTSPDGRLVEIVELPGHPWFLAVQFHPEFTSRPNRPQPLFREFVKASLTHAEQL